In the genome of Phragmites australis chromosome 9, lpPhrAust1.1, whole genome shotgun sequence, the window TACTCCGGAGCACCTATTAAATTGCGATCGTTTGTATGAAATattcataaattcataaaatattaatacaattttataggtaaattataaccagtcacctatcaaattttatatgtaaatattaatacatattttatataatacaaattatatatataaaataaaaaatcagtcattagtgacgagtcaagatTACGACacgtcacctataaccttcataagtgacaggtcatgattatgacccgtcacttatgaactTTCAACTGAGAAggtaaaaagataaaatatctaatATCCATCACAAACACGTGATAGTTGAGGTGGTAACGCGTGGGCGAGGAGAGGTGGTGGGTTCGATTCCCGCTTGATACAAAGACTGAAAATAGTGctgaaaaaatagaagtgacCCATGGCCAGTGGTGATAGGCATGTGTTAGAATGGCTCGggtgaaatttttttgtttacTATTTTCTATCAAAAAACGCGAAAAACGtaaatcagtcataagtgacgggtcatagctGTGATCCGTCACtcatgaccttaataagtgactgATCAAGTTTTTGACCCCtttactcatcacttatgattagtcatcagtgacgtatTCGGGGTGATAGGTGCGacacccgtcacccatgacgattatgatccgtcacttttaAGTTTTTTTCACGTAATGTGGCCTCGTATAGTGCAGTCTGACATGTCAATTACACCGACAACAAGGGGTTCCATATGtcaaattccttccatctaatGGAATTCTCACATATAGACATCATTTAAACATATTTACCCAATTATTTGTagtctaaaaaaaagaaatattaaaTATAGTTTTCCGATGATAGTTACAAAACTACATGTAGTTTGAGGAATTTACTCTGACTTGATAAGTGGGGATGCATGTTGCCCATCATGTTTAGGCAACCAAAACGAGCAGGAGGAAACAACTTGACAACAAATTTCTGAAACCAACATAGTAACACATCATTCTGCATGTCAACTTTTCCAATTTGTTGGTTACAGCGCAGAGATCTCTGCAATGACCTTAGCTTTGTCAACCTCAAACTGATTATCCTCTGGTAAAACATAAGAAAATTCTCTTAGAGTACCGATTTTGATTTATcctgaatatatatacatatatatatacatacatacatatatatacgtacatacatatatatacgtacatacatatatatacgtacatacatatatatacgtacatacatatatatacatacatatacatatatatatatacatatacatatttatatatatatgtatgtataaagGTATAGATTTACCTTTGTCTAGGGTGAAGTCTGCTAAGAATCTAAGGATCTTGTTTTTGTTAGCGGACAATATGCCGACAATTTCACGTGGCTTGTTTTGATTGACAGCAAACAGCTGATTGAAGAAAGAAAGATGTTTAGCATTTTCTTCTAATTAAAAACATAAATTTAcacaaaaatgaaaatatagTGGATTTGATACTATACTTTAAAGACATGGAAGGCCTCTACTTGAATAACTTTGCTTTGTTCCTGGTTATACAAATAGGATAAGAAGTTAAAGAATTGCATAGTTGATACAAAGTAGCAATGCAAATATTTCCGTCTTACAACATTTCTAACTAAAACACACATATGAGATAACACACAAAGAGTTCATTCACACAAATAATATCTAGTAGTAcgactattttattttattttttgaaaggaGAAGTAGTACGACTATTGGGGGACATAAATAGTGCATGCTTTTGGTTGAACAAATAATGGTCAGTACATATAGTTAAGAAGCAGAAACAATATCTCACCCTTAGAAGGTTCATTAGAACTATAAGGTTCTCCTTTGAATTAACATAGCACACCATCATCGTGGTGTTTGACCTATCCAGAAGAACGTCTCCCAAGAGCTGAAAGATACCGGGTGCATAGAAAAAAATCAGCTAGGCCCAGGGAATCATCTCAAAGTTATTgtagagcaaaaaaaaaatccattataATAAAAAGTTCACCAAAGGTTGCATGTATTTGATACTTACCATGCTCGAGAAGAAATAAGTAAATCAAGGGACAACAAAGATAAGAGGAACATACCTGAGTAGCTTGCCTTCGGATGATATAGTTGGGTGATGATAGCAATTTAGAGTTAAATTCTGAAAAGAACTGATACATGAATTGCAATTAGAGATGATCCAGGATTTCTATAATAAAAGTTAACTGATATAGTCTTGTATTGACAAGGCTGTAGAAGGTTATCAGAAAGTGCCATTTCTTAAATATGAGTCAATGTGTGCAGATTTACGCCAACCCACAGATTGAGACATGGCAAATCAACCGTAGGTATTATTACTTCCCTCAAACAGAAAAACACTGGTTTAGCACATTACAAGATAAATGGCAGCTGCTGAAATTTATTTTAATGCTACATGGACTATTATTCGATGTATGCACCTGCAGATCTGAAAAGGCTTCTAATATGCAAGCTACAGCTATGCAGCCATAGTAGTATTCAATTGTCTTATGTTCACATCACAGGAAATATAGCATGCACACAATAAACTTGCATATACAAACAATCAGCTAGAAAATTTTACCCAATCATAATTCTTAGAAAGGAATTCAGCGGCGCTTGATTTATGCCTTGTCAGTAATTCCTGTTACAAGTTGAACAAAGAACAATTGCCATCACCCACACATTACAACAATGTTTGATCAGACAGTGTACTATAATGTCTGTGTATAGCCCAGTGTAATATAATATTCTCGGAATCTACTTCAGtcagttttaaattttttgtgacactttttttttcagttgAAAAGTCGAGTTCGAGGAGTAAATAATTACCTTAAAAGTCCTGAATGCATCTGATGCTATGTTGAAGTCTGGAAGTTGTATGTAATCAAAGAATTTTCTCATATGTTCAGACTCTAATACATACctacaaaataaaatttaataaatCTAAGCACGAAATCCCAGACAAGAATAGTCAAAACTAGAAAGTGGAGAACAGGTATTCACAAGTGCAAATAATTATGTTTTCGATAATAATGATAAAGAACGGTATCAAAGTTTGGATTATGCATGATCTTTAATGTTCTAGATAAATTGAAATAAGATGATTTTGATAAACAAAATTCTAGGTACATATGTCCAATTTATATCTATGAGAGAGCAATGGAAATGATGGTCATACCAAGCAGCAACTTGGTGGCGTATGCAGTCCCTCAATATCGTGCTATAATGTATTGCAATGTCCAGGTTATCATACCTGCAAACAGGTCGCAATGGAACAAATCTTATGTTGTTAATCCCAAATAATCAACAAGGATACAAATAAAACAATGTCCAAGTATCAAATCCTTGAATGAAGAAGACAACTGAGGTCCTGCATGATTTAATAGTACAGTTAATGCTAAGCACACAGCAACAATTTGAAACAAGGATACCAACAGATACATGAAGGAAGCTTGGAAGACACCTACGTGTATATTAACTGGCTGACTAATTACTTACCCAAACATTAAAGTATCTAGAAGGTCTTTGTTAGCATCCAAGTAATCAGAGGCAATAATCCTTGAATCTACCTTTTGCCTTTGCAAATTTGCAACAATTTGAGTAACATCCTTTTGAGTCTAAACAAGCAGATGAAAAAGCATAAGAACATCATCTAAATTAGTGTGTGGGATAAGTAGCTCCACTTATATGTGATGCTATTATCCATTGGTGCAATTGGATGGAAAAAAGGAAAGCAATAAGTTGCTTAGCAAAGATAAACAAGGAATTCCTTGACATACTTCTAAGTCCAAATATGGAAGGCAAACAATTAGTAAACGCAGGGTGTTAGTATTCTCTTTGAAGAATTCCTTGGTCAAGTTCGTGCAAGCTTCAGTGACAGGCTCTGCCTCGCCATTGCCATAGAGAATGCATTTCATCTCCCTTATGTTTTTTCTTAGATCTGCCATCTGCAAGACAATTCAAGCGTGGGTTTAATTCTAACGCACAAGTTCTGGATTAAAGTTTCAATAACAAATGGTTCTACAAACTGAGACTAACTGTAAGTGGAGAAATGAAGCATGTAATCTAAATATTTGTTACCAAACATAGTTACACCTCCTTTAGGATGTTCCATAGAAACAAATTGCAATTGGCTTCTATTCATGTAAAAAAACGAATTGGTACCAGAAATCCACCATTCCCAAGTGAATTATCATGGATAGTCATACCAAATCATATGCCTCGGCCTCAGTCATGGTTCTTGGTGATACTAAATGTCAGACACTGATTAAGCAATTCGTTGATCATCACACCCTCAATGATTTCATACTAGTTGTTTGAACATATATGATCAAATGTTTTGATCTTAAAGTAGAAGGTATTTCAATCACCAGATGTAATAACAGAATAATAAGTACACGAAACAGTTGCAAATTTGTCATCAACTGATGCGAACAATCGGACAAATTCAAGAAAATGTGAAACGTATGCAAAACAAAAGGACATTTATTATTGAATGAGCTAGCCCAGTCAAACCAAGACATACAAAGGGGAAAAGGAATCGCATCTATCTTCTCACTGAACTAAATGAGGGAGAACAAAAACAAAGTAGTGAAGCCACATCACAACAACGAAACGTCTGTAGAGATAATTAATATCAATGGAAGGCCGTATTGCAGTCCATCCAACGAGCAAGACCCCCATCACAACATTTTTTTATGACAAAAAGAAAGATATATATCAAGAAAAGATGCACAGGAACAACCAATTGCAACGAAAGGCTTAGCACCTTTTGTTCACGCTTGGCATCGCGACTGCTGTTGCAAGCCTCCAAGTTCTCGGCAACGTAGCTAAGCAGGTCCCTTGTATGCCGCACCACCTCCATTGGACTCCTCGTCTTCGATCGAAACAACCCCCAGCCTCTTCTTCCTGCGCCACTCCCCATTGCAGCAGCTACTGTGGCAATGGCTGCGGCGGCACATGGCCACAGGCACCCCGTCATCTTCCCCTACTAAATTTTGGATCCCGGTGAGGCCCTCGCCAAAGGCGATGTCGGCCCCACCGGACCTGCACTACGGCTATGATCCACGGTTGTTCTGTGATCCTTTTGGTCTTCACCAATTCATTCTCTGCATGTCGTATTTACCTTTGTATCTCATCCACAGCAGGTCCAGGATCAAACCAAAATAGGGGTGAGGCGAGGAAGGTTTGGATAACTGATTAGCTTCCTTGCTAGCCTCATTCTATTTTTGACATATCCTTTTGCATGCACCCCCCTTGTCCATGCATGGCCCTTGAGTAACATGCGCTGCAACACTAGTTTTTGTTGTTACTTTTTACCTTTTTATTTCCATGTGTGCTTCCATATTTGACTGGTTCACATAATACTATCTTTTATTGATTCTTGTAGCAGCATGATTTTTCTCTGATTGTGTCTTGTTTAGAGTAAAGTGTACCAACAGTCTTTAAACTTGTTCGGAGCGTCACATAGGTCCCTAAATTATTAATTTGTACATCTAGGTCCACTTGAGGTTCAAATATCACTATTTAGCATATCCATGGCTATGTGGCGTGCCAGCGTGGCCATCTCTCTACTCTCTCCCATGCCACTGCACTCAGATCTTCTCATGCCATATCATCTAGTCACTACATTCTCCCAGGGGCGGatctataatatatatatatcagcaAGTTTATTTTGCGTCTAGGCACAGAACAGACTAGGGGTTGCGATGCGGTGGTGGCCCGAGCTCGTCCCGGACGTCCCGCTCCTCTTGGATGTCGCGCTTGGGGCATTGTCACGCTCGTCTACGTGATGTgctgcttcttcctcttctacGACTGCACCCTATGAAGCTGGTAGCTATGCTAATGCTGCTAGTATGTATGATTATTTCATGcgatttgtttgtttcgctGTGTACTTGGTAAATTAGCTATGCTAGCTAGGTTGATGTCTTGGTAGTGGTAACTATGGTGCTTTGTGACAGTTCTTAATCACTCCAGTCAATGGCATGAACTGTATGCCAGTATAAGAGTGAGTATTCTACAACTAGAGGCATTGTATTGTACGCTTGGCAGTTTGTAACTGGGGTtgtaactgacatatcttgtgGATCGTAACTATACTATATTTGGAATCATAACTGGGGGTGTGCGTAGAGGTGAACAAGTTCGATCGCATGACAAAAAAGTGCATAATTATGACCAGAGAAGTTACTGAGTTACGATCGAAGAAGGTACCGAGTTAcgactatatatatttatagtaactgacCGATCTTATGGATCGCAGCTATATTTCTTTTGGGATCGTAACTTGGGATATGTgcagaggtgaacaagttacgatcacataacaaaatatacataACTACGACTAGAGAAGGTTACCAAGTTGCTACCATacatatttgtagtaactgacatatcttgtAGATCGCAATTATACTGCATTTGGGATCGTAATTGGGGGTATGCGCAGAGGTGAATATGTTGGTATTGAGTTTACTTGTTTGtaagagcaaggttcttgatgttggatgaggaagaagctttcacccccatgttcattgtcaccTCATAGGTGGTGATCTTATTGAGCACTTAACTTGgaatcatcttcttgatgtcattgttatcatagatgatgaagactatcaacttgtactttggaagaagagcttgaaatattcttctcaccacttgatcatctttaatTTACGTCAAATCTaactcattgatctcattaataaGAATGTTCAAaggagaatacatatcattagcactttaatggggtagttgcttgatgccattgagcttagtaacatgcatatgatatttctcattatgcacattctttgtgccttcatgtatttcaatgaaactagtccaaatatcatgtgcattggtgaaagaatgaacacgattaaatgcatcaacacatatagatgataaaaggatactctttaccaataattacctctccttgttggtgatgcaagGTCTCATATCTTCCAtgatgactctccaaacatctaacccttgggcttgcaaataacaagtcattagactTTTTCATCAggggaagtttgtgccatcgaaaagtatAGCACTATAGGAATTCATCACAAccccgaacgtcacaactcatTAAGCAGTAAAGCCTAACCAAACACAGTGATACTAAGGCttaaatgccacttgaattggcgaaaCCTTGTGAATGGTGTGAAGTTCTAACACAAACTATAGAGATAGATGTGAACCctagctttgataccaattgaaagtattggtgacatcctaagaggggggggggtgaattaggacacttagaactatttcggctccaaaaataacacaagataaacctatatcaatttctatctaaatgtactttaGGTTTTTcaagtgtgtctactctactgatcaaatcacttgcaacttatctaagaaggtaaattgcaataatgtaaatatggaaacgtaaatagggtagagagagcaaactcggcacaaggatttttctcgtggtatcgatggcatgaatgccacccctagtccatgttggagctccacaaagaatatgatcTCGACCGGAacccagtcacggctcttgagccaccaagccataacgacaaggcctccacccggatgaaccacaccaagccaccaaagcaagatctcaccactagcctctcttctgattccttgccaccatgatcacttcggagcttgaaccaccaaggaaAAGGTCTCTACATccctgcacaatcgccttgccgccgctccacaccaagtcagagggtcaacaagtttccagcgagtcactaagacttcaaggtgccgacgtactaCTTGGTACAAGATTGGATCAccccttaatccactctctaggcagcaatcacctagcatcactctctctaggcctataagcactaaacactctctaatattgtgcttaaccaccttggataatcactttaagcactttgatagcttggatgtcttctcaggtgtacatgaacttctctggactccaacaccttcaaataactgagtgggtgggtatttatagcctcaaactcgtgcactagtCGTTAACCCTAACagctctgaaaagttgttaataccggatgatccggtgagaacaatagtactaacaccggatcatccagtgagtacactctcataaactagctattggaaccccactcaagcctctgtgaataccgaacacaccggtgtatacttcatcttcatcaccagactatccgatgagttattctgagccatccgagtatttccttctctgtgtaaattgctttggtgtatgcatccggtgcacatcacttcatcaccggactatccggtgagttgacttcagccaactgaGCTAATGCAActctctctgaaaataatgctccAGCGTTACACatccttcatcaccggaccatccgatgtcttgaacttcgttctgtttctttgcactgttcattatttGGTGTATTATCTGttgttcattctattcacaccGGGACATCCGATAGGTTGAACATTCGATCTCCACTGGCTGCATCCTTCTTTggtaataatgctctggtgcattcatcctttttaacaccggaccatccggtgggttgagccttctcttcttttctctaaaaatgctctggtgtaactctcactgatcaccggactatccagtgaagcttaaccttcattcttcagcacatcaccttctctgtaagaattgctccggtgagcactctgctcaaacactggatcttccggtgaggtcttcatgcctctctcccatttgacaaatatactccagtgagttcaaacacccagagcaccggaccatccagtgaggcaaataTTCCTGGGGCTTCTCTAATTCAGTgtaactttgtcccgactgtggtggcttcttcatgtattgcatccatgagacctactaacatatattcttgacaaacatgttagtccaattgactatgttgtcattaatcaccaaaattacaatcatggtctaataaggccatttttgctacaacgAGCCTGTCTCGAAGCGTGAAGGAGATCCGCGTCCTCTTCTGCTAGTCCTCCCCTGCCAGCGCCGCTGCCTGGTACCAACCTCACCACTCTTTCCCCatccaactctctctctctatccctAAAGCTACTTCTTCTGATGTGGTGGTCTCGGTGATCTGGTCATCCGCATGGAGTTCATGAAGAACAACTACGAGGACATCAAGGCCCACaacccctccctccccctcctcatCTGCGAGTGCACCAGCTCTGGGCACACTACGGTAcgcatcatttttttttctccaactCCTCTGGTGGCTCAAGATATGATTTGGACTGGTTTGAGCCGTTTCTACTGGTCAGCTTTATATAATTTCTGTGTCCCGTGTGGAATGTTTTGGTCCACATTGTTGGATCTTGTTTTTGGATATGTTCCATTGTTCATGTTTGAGGGGAAATGGTAGTAAACGTGCCACATATTACATAAGAAAAACTACCCTAGTCAGTTCATGGTGTGTTAGTGTTGCACCTGTTCTAGATTAGCTAGCCTAGACTATAAGAATGGTGTGGCCTGGACTATAAGAAATGGTGATGGCCAATTTGATTCTAGAGTAGACAACCCTCAACTTTATAATCctggcaaa includes:
- the LOC133929820 gene encoding putative MO25-like protein At5g47540; translated protein: MTGCLWPCAAAAIATVAAAMGSGAGRRGWGLFRSKTRSPMEVVRHTRDLLSYVAENLEACNSSRDAKREQKMADLRKNIREMKCILYGNGEAEPVTEACTNLTKEFFKENTNTLRLLIVCLPYLDLETQKDVTQIVANLQRQKVDSRIIASDYLDANKDLLDTLMFGYDNLDIAIHYSTILRDCIRHQVAAWYVLESEHMRKFFDYIQLPDFNIASDAFRTFKELLTRHKSSAAEFLSKNYDWFFSEFNSKLLSSPNYIIRRQATQLLGDVLLDRSNTTMMVCYVNSKENLIVLMNLLREQSKVIQVEAFHVFKLFAVNQNKPREIVGILSANKNKILRFLADFTLDKEDNQFEVDKAKVIAEISAL